From Trichoderma atroviride chromosome 1, complete sequence, one genomic window encodes:
- a CDS encoding uncharacterized protein (BUSCO:EOG092D0ULK) produces the protein MDIMADDADAGQSSITVAVRVRPFTIREAAQLQRNDDGTIFLGDGSFASAPTPKLHQRGIRNVIKVIDDRCLIFDPPEDSPVQKFSRTVIPTSKKVKDQVFAFDRVFDDMTTQAEVYEGTTRALLDSVLDGYNATVFAYGATGCGKTHTITGTAQHPGIIFLTMQELFEKIDERSQEKQTELTLSYLEIYNETIRDLLVPGGSKVGLALREDSNQAVVVPGLTSHRPRDVQEVMDMIIQGNEYRTVSPTAANATSSRSHAVLQINIAQKDRNADVNEPHTMATLSIIDLAGSERASVTKNRGERLTEGANINKSLLALGGCINALCDKQGKAHVPYRNSKLTRLLKFSLGGNCKTVMIVCVSPSSAHYDETQNTLRYANRAKNIQTKVTRNVFNVNRHVKDFLIKIDEQMALINELRAQQRDSERVYYAKFRKQYEKRDAITKEATLRLRAAYDNAGAERQERIITMRKMKHFERRISLLSAWIAAFDNVANQKEGEEAMPQGLQAIRRTAEGVLLELENSRYHSHQRLEKLTWERHLDTALAHGVGQLEQAEGADTGEIDALTHEAELLKANFSREAYQEVLEQEKVGDAAMMQVLLTAQFEMMSSLSSVLSMDEESAVEHAKDAISRLLQDGLTAASQVVKPDGTLPVVPDALPPRRTLRKRKSLSAYRPVAPPAIVAVQNEHVFATPMKSTPRRRKALGMPKKGG, from the exons ATGGACATCATGGCCGACGACGCAGACGCTGGACAGTCGTCCATCACCGTGGCCG TCCGAGTGCGGCCCTTTACCATCCGCGAGGCAGCTCAACT GCAGCGGAATGACGATGGCACCATATTCCTGGGCGACGGCTCTTTTGCCTCGGCACCGACCCCAAAGCTTCACCAGCGAGGCATCAGAAACGTGATCAAGGTCATCGACGACCGTTGCCT AATATTCGATCCACCAGAAGACAGCCCCGTCCAGAAATTCTCCCGAACCGTCATCCCGACCTCGAAAAAAGTGAAGGATCAAGTGTTTGCCTTTGATCGAGTCTTTGATGACATGACAACGCAGGCCGAGGTCTACGAGGGAACCACAAGAGCCTTGCTCGACAGCGTGCTGGATGGATACAATGCGACCGTCTTTGCCTACGGTGCCACGGGCTGCGGCAAGACGCATACAATCACCGGCACGGCGCAGCATCCTGGCATAATCTTCTTGACAATGCAGGAATTGTTTGAGAAGATTGACGAACGCAGCCAGGAGAAGCAGACCGAGCTGACTCTGAGCTACCTGGAGATTTACAACGAGACGATTCGCGACCTGCTCGTGCCGGGCGGAAGCAAGGTTGGCTTGGCTCTTCGCGAGGACAGCAACCAGGCGGTCGTCGTGCCCGGATTGACCAGCCACCGCCCTCGAGATGTCCAGGAGGTCATGGACATGATTATCCAAGGAAACGAGTACCGAACTGTATCGCCAACCGCAGCAAACGCAACGTCCTCGCGATCGCACGCCGTGCTGCAGATCAACATTGCGCAAAAAGACAGGAATGCTGATGTCAACGAGCCTCACACAATGGCGACTCTGAGCATCATCGATTTGGCCGGCTCTGAACGTGCCTCCGTCACCAAAAACCGCGGTGAGCGCCTGACGGAGGGCGCCAATATCAACAAGTcgcttcttgcccttggaGGCTGCATCAACGCTCTCTGTGACAAGCAAGGAAAGGCGCACGTCCCATACCGCAACAGCAAGCTCACCCGACTGCTCAAATTCTCCTTGGGTGGTAACTGCAAGACTGTCATGATTGTCTGTGTCTCGCCATCAAGCGCCCACTACGATGAAACCCAAAATACCCTGCGGTATGCGAACCGGGCCAAGAATATCCAGACAAAGGTCACTCGCAATGTTTTCAATGTCAACCGCCACGTCAAGGACTTTTTGATCAAAATTGACGAGCAAATGGCCCTGATTAATGAGCTGAGAGCACAGCAGAGAGATTCTGAGCGAGTGTATTACGCCAAATTCCGAAAACAGTACGAAAAACGAGATGCCATTACAAAAGAGGCCACTCTGAGGCTTCGAGCTGCATATGACAATGCAGGTGCAGAGCGTCAGGAgcgcatcatcaccatgagGAAAATGAAACACTTTGAGAGGCGCATTAGCCTGCTGTCTGCGTGGATTGCGGCCTTTGACAATGTTGCTAATCAgaaagagggcgaagaggcgATGCCGCAAGGACTTCAAGCTATACGAAGGACTGCCGAGGGAGTTTTACTCGAGCTGGAAAACAGCAGATATCATAGCCATCAAAGGCTGGAAAAGTTGACATGGGAACGCCATCTCGACACAGCCTTGGCTCATGGCGTCGGACAGCTGGAGCAGGCTGAAGGCGCCGACACGGGCGAAATCGATGCCTTGACGCACGAAGCTGAACTTCTAAAAGCCAACTTTAGTCGCGAAGCCTACCAGGAGGTTTTGGAACAAGAAAAGGTGGGAGATGCCGCGATGATGCAAGTTCTTCTCACAGCCCAGTTCGAAATGATGTCCTCCCTTTCTTCCGTCCTGTCAATGGATGAAGAGAGTGCTGTGGAACATGCCAAAGACGCCATTTCTCGCCTACTCCAAGATGGACTCACGGCTGCAT
- a CDS encoding uncharacterized protein (EggNog:ENOG41) yields MGKRKRGHPDVEEILSRPWCYYCERDFEDLKLLISHQKAKHFKCDRCGRRLNTAGGLSVHLNQVHKETLSQVENALPNRQGLEVEIFGMEGIPQEVLEQHRNRIIQNFYQAQEDRRIATGNPPPGQSKNPRKKIKIETAEELLKRFAEYRAQRKAAAANGGVMEGVVQTGTSFPQQGFNQPGFPGQQPQAPYNFSSDSLPARPSANPVGAQGLPQRPTQPGFWNSSAQGAAAASGDEIDQLIRMAEAGVKPQRKPEDGEEAGEGKSKKEKKGRMIYDDAEFSPEEKMAALPRYAYTPPVGA; encoded by the exons ATGGGCAAAAGGAAGCGCGGCCATCCCGACGTCGAGGAAATCCTCTCCCGACCGTGGTGCTACTACT GCGAACGTGATTTTGAAGATTTGAAGCTCCTCATCTCTCACCAAAAGGCCAAACACTTCAAATGCGACCGATGTGGCAGGCGATTGAATACCGCGGGAG GTCTCTCCGTCCATTTGAACCAGGTGCACAAAGAGACGCTCAGTCAAGTCGAGAATGCACTTCCCAACAGGCAGGGGCTCGAGGTCGAGATTTTTGGTATGGAGGGTATTCCACAGGAGGTTCTCGAGCAGCACCGAAACCGAATCATTCAGAACTTCTACCAGGCGCAAGAAGACCGCAGAATCGCGACTGGAAATCCGCCGCCCGGCCAGTCCAAGAACCcaagaaagaagatcaagattGAGACGGCGGAAGAACTGCTCAAGCGATTTGCCGAGTACCGAGCTCAACGaaaagcggcggcggcaaatgGTGGCGTTATGGAGGGTGTCGTACAGACTGGCACTTCGTTTCCTCAACAGGGATTCAATCAGCCTGGTTTCCCTGGACAGCAGCCGCAGGCTCCCTACAACTTTTCCTCAGACTCTCTCCCTGCGCGGCCTTCAGCAAATCCGGTCGGCGCACAGGGCTTGCCCCAGCGACCCACACAGCCTGGCTTCTGGAACAGCTCAGCTcaaggtgctgctgctgcttctggcgaCGAAATCGATCAGCTGATTCGCATGGCCGAAGCTGGCGTGAAGCCGCAGAGAAAGCCggaagacggcgaggagGCAGGCGAgggcaagagcaagaaggaaaagaagggcCGGATGATTTACGACGATGCCGAGTTCAGTcccgaggagaagatggcggcttTACCACGCTACGCCTACACACCGCCAGTGGGAGCATAG